The nucleotide window CAGGCCGGCCGAGTACGCGGCCTCACCGGCGGTGTACGGCGTGAACGAGACGTCCTGGGAGACCCAGTCGACGATGGTGGCGTTGACGGCGTCGGGCGCGGCCACGTAGTTCTTGCCGGTCTGCTGGATCATCGGGACCAGTTTCTCCAGGCATGGCGACATCTCCGCGACGTCATCGGCGCGCACCGAGACGTTCGACGCGTACACGTCGTATCCGGCGTCCTTCACCATGGCGTAGCCCACCGGCTTGTTCCACGACGGGGTCTCGTTCTCGTAGGTGTAGGGCTCGGAGTTCGCGAACCCCTGCTGGGTGATGGACGGGTCGCCGACGAAACGCGCCGGTGCGCCGTCGTAACTGGTGTCGAGCTGGCTCTGCTTGAGCAGGCCTTTCGCCACCAGCCACTGCGGGAAGATCTGATCCTTCGACACCACGACGCTGGCGTCGGACCGGCCGATGTCGGCGATCGTCTTCACCTCCGGGTGAGATGCGGGGTCCCACATGATGATCGAGGGGTTGTACTGCAGCAATGGCGTCACGCCGACGACGCGTTGGTCCTTGGCCGCCGAGATCATCTGATCTCCGTGAACGAGACCGAGGTGGATGGAGTCGTCGGAGTACATCGCCGACGGGACCGACTGGAATCCGATCGCGGGTCCGCCCGCGCGCAACGTGATGTCCACTCCGGTGTCCATGCCGTCGTAGGCGAGGGGCCCGGAGACCGACTTGTTGTCGGTGTCGACGGTGTACCCGGGGCCGAGAAGTCCGATGACCCCGGCCATGTCGGACTGCGGTTGCCACTGGAGCTGGATCACGATGTTGTCGGGGCAGGTCCCGGCGAGGGTGGTTTCGGCCGGCGCCGACGGCAGGGTCGACGCCGCGGTGTCGTCGGACCCGGAGCTCGAGCATCCGGCGAGAACGGCCGCGCAGACCGTCGCCGCCGCAGCGGCCGCGGCCAGACGCGAGTGGCGGATACGGGACGGTGGGTGAGGGGTCATGGGATCTCCTGGACTGATGCCGGTATTCGCGACACTTTCGCGATCTACATGTGAAAGCTAAATGTCTGATCCGAATTGCGCCAGCCGGTCTCGGATGCCGGCCGCAGCAACCCAACTTCGACCAAAAACCTATATGAACTGGAATTATGGTCACAACAGAGCGTTGCATCGAGGTCGAAACCGGGGTCCTGGTGACCCAGTGTTTACACGTGGTCATCATTCCGCAATACATGTAACCAATCATGATAGAGCAGACAACAGCCTCTGATTACATGTAGACAAGTGGGGAACGGGAAGGCCGGATGAAACTCTACGACACGGTGAACGACGTGGATGCGCGTCATCTCACCAAGAATGTCGTCGCCTCCGTCTCCGGGGTGACGAAGCGATTCGACTCCGGGACTCGTGCGCTGGACCGAGTCGACCTCGACGTGCGCGCCGGCGACTTCGTGGCCGTCGTCGGACCGTCGGGATGCGGCAAGTCGACCCTGCTCCGGATGGTTGCGGGGCTCGAGCAGCCCACGGAGGGGAGCGTGGCGCTCGCCACGGAATCGGTCGGGTTCATCTTCCAGGAACCCACCCTCCTGGCCTGGCGCAGCGTGCGGGGCAACGTCGAGCTCTGTGCCGAGATCGCCCGGTTGCCGCGTGGTGAACGCCGGCGCCGGGCGCAGGCGGCGATCGACGCGGTCGGTCTGACCGGATTCGAGTCCCAGTTGCCCCGCATGCTGTCCGGTGGCATGAAGATGCGCGCGTCGCTTGCCCGCTCGCTGACATCCGAACCCGAATTGCTGCTTCTCGACGAACCTTTCGGTGCGCTCGACGAGATGACCCGGCTCGACATGCAATCGGAGTTGCAGCGGCTCTACGCCGAGCGACGGTTCACCGCGATGTTCATCACGCACTCGGTGTCGGAGGCGGTCTTCCTCGCCAACCGGGTGGTCGTCATGTCGGCGCGCCCCGGGCGGATCGTCGCCGACATCGGCATCGACTTCGCCCACCCCCGACATCCCGACCTGCGCTACGACGCCCGCTTCACCGATCGCGTCGCCGAGATCTCCGAGACGCTCCGAGGTGCACGATGACCACCGCTGCCCGATCCCGTCCCGCCACCGGCGCGGAACACGGACCCGCCTCGCCGTCGGAGCCCGCTGCAGAGCCGCCCACACCGTCGCGGCAGGGTGCCGCGCGTCGCCGGATCGCGGCCGTGCTGCGGTACGGGGCCCCTCCCGTGCTGTCGCTCGCCGTCGGCATCGGCGCCTGGTACGCGGTCACCTATCTGATCCTCAGTCCCGCACGGCGTTTCCTGCTCCCGCCCCCGCACACCGTGCTGTTCGAGTCGCTGCTGGACCCGGATCACGTGGGGCCCATGCTGGATGCGCTGTGGGTCACGGCCAAGGTCTGTGTGGTCGGGTTCGTGTTCGCCGCGCTCATCGGGGTGTCCATCGGGGTCCTGATGAGCCGCGGGTCCTTTCTCGAACGCGCGATCTACCCCTGGGCCGTTGTGCTACAGGTGATCCCGGTGCTCGCGATCGTCCCGTTGATCGGTCTGTGGTTCGGGTACGGGATGGTCGCCCGCACCATCGTGTGCGTGATCATCGCCATCTTCCCGATCATCGCCAACACGCACTTCGGTCTGGTCTCGGTCGACAAGTCCTCGCAGGAACTGTTCACGTTGTCCAAGGCGACACCGGTGCAGCGCCTGCTGATGCTCGAGTTCCCGTCGGCGCTGCCGTCGATGATGACCGGTTTCCGGACCGCCTCCGGGCTCGTCGTGGTCGGCGCCATCATCGGCGACATGTTCTTCGCCAAGGGCGAGCCGGGAATCGGCACACTGCTCGACATCTATCGCGCTCGTCTGCAGTCCGACGACCTGATCGCGGCGATCGTCCTGGCATCGGTGTTCGGCATCCTCGTCTTCGGTGTGTTTAGCATCCTGAACGCCGCCGTCAATCGTCGCCGCTGACGACACCCCGCACGTCCCACAGTCATCCGGCATCTCCCACCACTCCACCGTCGTCCCGAACCCACCCGGAGGACCCATGTTCACCGTTCCCACGATCGACATCTCGCCCTACCTCGACCCACTCGGCTCGCCTGCGGAACGCGCCCCGGTGGCGCGGGCCCTCGACGACGCCTGCAGCGGAGTCGGTTTCGTCCAAGTGGTCGGCCACGGTATCGCTCCCGGTGTCATCGACGCGCTGACCGCTGCCCTCGACGAGTTCTACGCGCTCCCGCTCGAGGTGAAGAAGCGATACGCCCGGCCCGGTCAGAACCGTGGCTACAGTCCCCCGAAGAGCGAATCGCTGAGCATGAGCCTCGGGGTGGCCGCGGCCAACCAGATGAACGACTTCTACGAGGCGTTCACCGTCGGATCGGAGGGTTCGTGCTTCCCGGGCCTGGACCTGCCGGAGTCCAGCTACCCGACGAACACGTGGCCGGACGCGGCGCCGGGATTCCGCCCCGCCGTGGAAACCTGGTTCGAGGCCGCGCGCGGGCTCTCCCGAGTTCTGCTCACCGCGTTCACCGATGCTCTCGGCCTGCCGCTCGGGTACTTCGACACGATGACCGATCACTCCATCGACGCTCTCAAGCTCAACAACTACACCCTGCCCGAAGGGGAGATCGAGCTCGCCGGGGAACTGACCGGCATGGGCGCGCACACCGACTTCGGGATCCTCACCGTGCTGTGGGCCGATCGGGTTCCCGGGCTCCAGGTGCTCGATCACGACGGGCAGTGGCACGACGTGGCACCCGCCGACGGCGCGTTGCTGGTCAATCTCGGGGATGCCATGGCGCGGTGGACGAATGACCGCTGGCGCTCGACGGTGCACCGCGTCGATCCGCCGGTCGTCGACGGCCGGATCGTCCGTCGTCGGTCGGCGGCCTTCTTCTTCGACGGCAACGCCGATGCCGTCATCGAGACGCTGCCCGGGTGCGCCCGTACCGATCACCCCGGATACCCGCCGATCACCGTCGCCGAGAACATCAACGCGAAGCTGGCCGGGATGAAGAGCGGCGTCGCACCCGCCGGCGCGGAGCGTGAGGCGCAGCGCGTGATGGCCGCGGGATGAGGTCGTCGGGGATCATGCCTTCTGGGCCCCGGCCTTCTACGCTGAGACGGTCATGACTGGAAACGGAGACGACGGCGCCCTGCTGATGCAGTCGGTCCTGCGCCGCATACGCGACGAGATCTTCGACGGCACCCTCGAACCGGGTGCGTCGCTCTCGGTTCCGGGGCTGGCCGCCCGACTGGACGTGTCCCGCAGCCCGGTCCGGGAGGCGGTCCAGCAACTCGTCATGGACGGACTGGCCGTCTACACCCCGCGCGTCGGGGCGAAGGTCGCGGTGCTCGACGACACGATGTTGCGGCACGTCTTCGAGGTCCGTGAGGTTCTCGACGGACTCGCCGCCCGTCAGGCGACGGTCCGGGTGACCCGCGCCGAGCTGGCGGACCTGTGGGAGCGCTTCGGCGAGCAGGAGCGGTTGCTCCACACCGGTCCCGATCATCGCCGCGACGCCCAACTCGATCTCGACTTCCACACCGCGGTCCGGTCGCTGTCGGGCAATGCGCCGCTGTGCGATGCCCTGCTCAAACTCGACACCCAGTCACATCTGTACCGATCCGACATGTGGTCGAACGAGGACAACCGCCGGCACGCCGTGACCGAACACCGCAGGATCGTCGCGGCGCTGGAGGCCGGCGATGCCGACGAGGCGGACCGGGCCGCGCGAGCCCACGCCGCCGGCGTGCTCGTCCGCCTGCTCCGGACGTGAGGCCGCGGTCGCCGCGTCAGGTGGAGCGTGGGCGGCCCGCGCGCGAGCGGCTCATACGTCACGGGAGGTCGTCGGCGTGACTTTTGCGCACGCTGATCCGATGTCGTCCGGCCGTGCGGTGGGCGGATTGTCGGATGCAGCCCCGACGGGTGGGGACCGGGACGCGAGTCGTCTGCGTCATCATGGGTGCATGGTCACTTCCCCCGATGCCGCGCGCCGCGACAACGTGATCCTGGTGCACTGGCACGATCTCGGTCGCCATCTGCGGTGTTATGGCGCGGACGGCGTCGAGAGCCCTGTTCTCGACGACCTGGCGGCGTCCGGTATCCGATTCGCCGACGCGCACGCGACGGCACCCCTGTGCTCGCCCGCCCGCGGCTCGCTGTTCACCGGACGCTATCCCCACGGCAACGGGCTCGTCGGTCTCGCCCACCACGGGTTCGAGTACTTCCCGGACGTGCAGACCCTCCCGGAGCTCCTCGCCGGCGCGGGATACCGTTCGGCGCTCTTCGGCATGCAGCACGAGAGCGCCGATCCCGGCCGGCTCGGCTTCGACTCGGTGGACGTGTCGGACTCGCGGTGCGACTACGTGGTGGACCAGTCCCAGGAATGGTTGCGGCGTCACGCCCACGACGGACGCCCGTTCTTCCTCACCGCGGGCTTCTTCGAGACGCATCGGCCCTACCCGGCCGACGAGTACAAACCCGCCGACACCAGCACGATCGCCGTACCCGGCTTCCTGCCGGACACCGACGACGTACGCGACGATCTGGCGGGCCTGCACGGATCGATCACCAAGGCCGACGCCGCCGTCGGCCGGCTGCTCGACACCGTGGCCGAACTCGGCCTCGACGACTCCACCTGGATCGTGTTCGTCACCGACCACGGCCTGGCCTTCCCGCGCGCGAAGTCGACGCTGTACGCCGAGGGCACCGGGGTCGCGCTGATCATGCGGCCGCCCACGCGGCGCGGCATCGCCCCGGCGGTCTACGACGACCTGTTCTCCGGGGTGGACCTCACGCCGACGCTGCTGGAGTTGGTGGGTCTGGACATCCCGGACGCCGTGGACGGTGACTCGCACGCCGCGGCCCTCGCGGGCGCGGCAGACTCGGCCGTCCGGACCGAGGTGTTCACCGAGAAGACCTACCACGATGCCTTCGACCCGATGCGGGCCGTGCGCACCAAGGAGTTCAGCTACATCGAGAACTACGCGGCCCGGCCGGCGTTGCTGCTGCCGCTCGACATAGCCGACAGCTTGTCCGCGCGATCGCTGGATCAGCAAGAAATACAACGGGATCGGTCTCGGGTCGAACTCTACGACCTGCGTTCCGATCCCCATGAACGCAACAATGTCGCCGACGACCCGTCCTACGCCCAGGTCCGTTCCGAGCTTGCGCGAGCGCTGGCCGACTGGCGGGTCCGCACCGGCGACGAACTGCCCGACGACGAGGCCGGAACGGCCATCGCACAGGCCTTCATGGACGCATTCCACACCAAGGCGGCGCAGGTCGCGGCGGAGGAAGAGGCGTTGCCGTCGCGGCGTCCGCTGGGCGCTCGGCGAGAGCTGGCCGGCGACATCACGTCGGGCGAGCGCTGAGGGGCGCGGGGCGCGAAACCGTCATCTCGGACACCGCGCGCCTGCGTGCTGCACAGCGCGGTCGCAGTGTCAATGGTTTCGACCTCCGTGCGCGTAAAAGGCCAGCTTGCGGAGGTTTTTCGGCTCGCTAGACTCATCGTTCATGTCAGTGACGTCCTCATCGGGACCGGCAAACTATCTGGTGTGCGCGAGCCAGCGCAGTGGCAGCACGCTGCTGGTGGAATCGCTCGCCGCCACCGGCGTCGCGGGTCGTCCGGAGGAGTTCTTCCAGTACTTTCCCGCCTCCTCCCAGGCGCCGCAGCCGCGTGAGTGGTTCGCCGGCGTCACCGATCCCACGATCCTCGATCTGCTCGATCCAGTCGATCCGGGCGTCGTCGACACCCGTGATTCGTCGACCTGGCGGTCTGACGTCCGGGCCGCGGGACGCACCCCGAACGGTGTGTGGGGTGGCAAGCTCATGTGGAACCAGACGCCGCTGCTCGTCTCGCGCAGCCGAATCGCCTCGGGTGCGCTCCGCGATTCCGTCCGCTGGCTGTTCGACGGAGCCGACCCGCTCTACGTGCACGTCTATCGCGATGACGTTGTGCCGCAGGCGGTGTCGATGTGGCGCGCGGTGCAGACCCGCGTGTGGCGTCATGACGGCTCCGACGCCGACGAGCACGACGACGCGGTGTATAACGCAGGTGGCATCGCGCACCTCGCCGGCATCCTGATCGACCAGGAACGGCAGTGGCGCAACTGGTTTGCCACCGAGGGGATCGAACCGCTCGACATCGAGTTCCGGGACCTGGTCCACGATCCCGCGAAGGCGACGGCGCGGGTGCTGGAGAAGATCGGGCAGGACCCGGAACTGGCACCCCCGCCGCCACTGAAACCTCAGTCCAATTCGCGGTCCAAGGAGTGGGCCCGACGTTATCGAGACGACGCCGAACGAAACGGATATCCACTGTGACCGCTGTAGACGAGAGTTCGCTCGATCAGACAACCGGCCGGGACGGGCCCGGCAACCCCGGTGGCTTCGACCATGTGACCGCCATCCGTGTGCTGGAAGCCGAAGCGGTGCACATCATCCGCGAGGTGGTCGCCGAACTGGAACGTCCGGTGCTGCTGTTCTCCGGCGGCAAGGACTCCATCGTCCTGCTCCGGCTGGCCGAGAAGGCTTTTCGGCCCGCACCGCTGCCGTTCCCGATCATGCACGTCGACACCGGACACAATTTCGACGAGGTGATCGAGTTCCGTGACCGTCGGGTCGCGCCGACCGCCGAGAACCCCGAGGGCATCGAACTCATCGTCGCCTCGGTCCAGGAGTCCATCGATTCCGGACGCATCGCCGAGTCGACCGACCCGTCGGGGTCGCGGAACCGGCTGCAGACGCGCACCCTGCTCGACGCACTCGAGGCGGGCGGGTTCGACGCCGCGTTCGGCGGTGCCCGCCGCGACGAGGAGCGTGCCCGCGCCAAAGAGCGCATCTTCAGCTTTCGCGACGAGTTCGGCCAGTGGGATCCCCGCGCACAGCGGCCCGAGCCGTGGTCGCTGTACAACGGGCGGATCCGTCGCGGGGAGTCGGTGCGCGTCTTCCCGCTCTCGAACTGGACCGAGACCGACATCTGGCGCTACATCGAGCTCGAGGACCTCGAGCTCCCGTCGATCTATTTCGCCGCCGAACGGGAGGTGTTCGACCGGGACGGCATCCTGCTCTCGGTCTCAGAGCATTCCCGGCCCCGCGAGGACGACGAGGTGCGGACCGAGTGGGTGCGCTACCGCACCGTCGGCGACCTGACGATCACCGGCGCCGTCCGGTCCAGGGCGACCACGATCTCCGAGATCATCGCGGAGATCAGCGAATCCACCGTCTCCGAGCGCGGCGAGACCCGTGCCGACGACCGCACGTCCAGTGCCGCCATGGAAGACCGCAAGCGCGAAGGGTATTTCTGATGACTCTCACCTCTCCGCAGCCGGTTGTCCCCGGTGACGACAAGACCAGCACGGCCGC belongs to Gordonia sp. KTR9 and includes:
- a CDS encoding ABC transporter ATP-binding protein; translation: MKLYDTVNDVDARHLTKNVVASVSGVTKRFDSGTRALDRVDLDVRAGDFVAVVGPSGCGKSTLLRMVAGLEQPTEGSVALATESVGFIFQEPTLLAWRSVRGNVELCAEIARLPRGERRRRAQAAIDAVGLTGFESQLPRMLSGGMKMRASLARSLTSEPELLLLDEPFGALDEMTRLDMQSELQRLYAERRFTAMFITHSVSEAVFLANRVVVMSARPGRIVADIGIDFAHPRHPDLRYDARFTDRVAEISETLRGAR
- a CDS encoding ABC transporter permease; its protein translation is MTTAARSRPATGAEHGPASPSEPAAEPPTPSRQGAARRRIAAVLRYGAPPVLSLAVGIGAWYAVTYLILSPARRFLLPPPHTVLFESLLDPDHVGPMLDALWVTAKVCVVGFVFAALIGVSIGVLMSRGSFLERAIYPWAVVLQVIPVLAIVPLIGLWFGYGMVARTIVCVIIAIFPIIANTHFGLVSVDKSSQELFTLSKATPVQRLLMLEFPSALPSMMTGFRTASGLVVVGAIIGDMFFAKGEPGIGTLLDIYRARLQSDDLIAAIVLASVFGILVFGVFSILNAAVNRRR
- a CDS encoding isopenicillin N synthase family dioxygenase; the protein is MFTVPTIDISPYLDPLGSPAERAPVARALDDACSGVGFVQVVGHGIAPGVIDALTAALDEFYALPLEVKKRYARPGQNRGYSPPKSESLSMSLGVAAANQMNDFYEAFTVGSEGSCFPGLDLPESSYPTNTWPDAAPGFRPAVETWFEAARGLSRVLLTAFTDALGLPLGYFDTMTDHSIDALKLNNYTLPEGEIELAGELTGMGAHTDFGILTVLWADRVPGLQVLDHDGQWHDVAPADGALLVNLGDAMARWTNDRWRSTVHRVDPPVVDGRIVRRRSAAFFFDGNADAVIETLPGCARTDHPGYPPITVAENINAKLAGMKSGVAPAGAEREAQRVMAAG
- a CDS encoding GntR family transcriptional regulator is translated as MTGNGDDGALLMQSVLRRIRDEIFDGTLEPGASLSVPGLAARLDVSRSPVREAVQQLVMDGLAVYTPRVGAKVAVLDDTMLRHVFEVREVLDGLAARQATVRVTRAELADLWERFGEQERLLHTGPDHRRDAQLDLDFHTAVRSLSGNAPLCDALLKLDTQSHLYRSDMWSNEDNRRHAVTEHRRIVAALEAGDADEADRAARAHAAGVLVRLLRT
- a CDS encoding sulfatase family protein translates to MVTSPDAARRDNVILVHWHDLGRHLRCYGADGVESPVLDDLAASGIRFADAHATAPLCSPARGSLFTGRYPHGNGLVGLAHHGFEYFPDVQTLPELLAGAGYRSALFGMQHESADPGRLGFDSVDVSDSRCDYVVDQSQEWLRRHAHDGRPFFLTAGFFETHRPYPADEYKPADTSTIAVPGFLPDTDDVRDDLAGLHGSITKADAAVGRLLDTVAELGLDDSTWIVFVTDHGLAFPRAKSTLYAEGTGVALIMRPPTRRGIAPAVYDDLFSGVDLTPTLLELVGLDIPDAVDGDSHAAALAGAADSAVRTEVFTEKTYHDAFDPMRAVRTKEFSYIENYAARPALLLPLDIADSLSARSLDQQEIQRDRSRVELYDLRSDPHERNNVADDPSYAQVRSELARALADWRVRTGDELPDDEAGTAIAQAFMDAFHTKAAQVAAEEEALPSRRPLGARRELAGDITSGER
- the stf0 gene encoding trehalose 2-sulfotransferase; amino-acid sequence: MSVTSSSGPANYLVCASQRSGSTLLVESLAATGVAGRPEEFFQYFPASSQAPQPREWFAGVTDPTILDLLDPVDPGVVDTRDSSTWRSDVRAAGRTPNGVWGGKLMWNQTPLLVSRSRIASGALRDSVRWLFDGADPLYVHVYRDDVVPQAVSMWRAVQTRVWRHDGSDADEHDDAVYNAGGIAHLAGILIDQERQWRNWFATEGIEPLDIEFRDLVHDPAKATARVLEKIGQDPELAPPPPLKPQSNSRSKEWARRYRDDAERNGYPL
- the cysD gene encoding sulfate adenylyltransferase subunit CysD; the protein is MTAVDESSLDQTTGRDGPGNPGGFDHVTAIRVLEAEAVHIIREVVAELERPVLLFSGGKDSIVLLRLAEKAFRPAPLPFPIMHVDTGHNFDEVIEFRDRRVAPTAENPEGIELIVASVQESIDSGRIAESTDPSGSRNRLQTRTLLDALEAGGFDAAFGGARRDEERARAKERIFSFRDEFGQWDPRAQRPEPWSLYNGRIRRGESVRVFPLSNWTETDIWRYIELEDLELPSIYFAAEREVFDRDGILLSVSEHSRPREDDEVRTEWVRYRTVGDLTITGAVRSRATTISEIIAEISESTVSERGETRADDRTSSAAMEDRKREGYF